CTGCTTCCACGGCATCATCAAAAATATCACTTATTTCCGAAGTCTCAGAAGCAGCAACAGTTGCCTTATTCTTTTTCCTCCGACTACCAGGTTTCTTTCCAAATGAAGGAGGTCCTGCCGACTCACCAGTGGGTGCAGGAGCATTAGCTGCCCTAACTCGATCAGCAGTTCCTTCTGGCCAATAATCTCTCCCCGGAATACTTGCACGAGCACCAGACGCTGGTTCCATCTGACCAGAAGTTGAGTCCATGTAACTGTGATAAGGTGGTTGCTCAACAAAGACATGGTCAAGATCATCCTCATCCTTATCCTTCTCTGTCTTTTGACACTTTATACTACTACGTAAAGCAGACCTTTTCGGAAAACAATTCAGACCAACTTTAAACTGCAATTTAGGAAATGAATCACTAAAACATGTCCGAGCATTCCCCTGAAATTATGAATAAACCCTTAAATAAATCTATTTACAATGAGTGACTCAGAAATTCAAATATCGAAACATACATAATATTTATATACCAAAAGAGGTACTTTTGACAGTGCAAGAATGTTGTTGAATTCTAAAAACATTAAATTATACACATATGTGTAGTAAAACAATACCTGCAAAAATTGAACTGGATAATTGGTCCTAAAAAAGCATCCTGAAGAGACCATACTTCTTAATCCTCTATCTGCACCAACTAATTAACCCCGTTAAGTTACCAGTTCTCCTGAAACCTCGAGGTTTTACGAGGGCTTATTCGAACATAAATTACATTTAACAACAACCATGATTTGAAAATCATATAAGAATTGCAAAAGAGCATACACAAATGTAATACACAAACATAAATGTAGATAAAGTAAGAGAAAGAATGGACCTTGAAACATCCAAGTAGTAGATAAAGAAGCCATTTTTAGTTAGTTATGATGACCTGTATGAGAAAAGATACAAATGGGGTTGTTGATATATGTATATGCTGCATATACATACATTAATATGTATAAAAGCAAGAGAGGTGAAGCtgtttttgaattattattaCAGGGTTACAagtacaacaacaacaacaacaacaagatAAAGTTACTTATAAAGGGCCGGGTTGGGTGCTTGACATGGGCTGCTACGTTCGATTCTGATTTACCATATGAGCCCAATTCATTCTGAGCCCCTGTAATTAATTTCATAAGTAGTTGAAGGTCTTATCTATTTCTGCCTCGTGTCACGAGTAAACTTGTTGCCTGTTGGTCAAATAATTTGTAAGTTAATAATTTTCTTAATATTTTTTAGATCAAATTTCAAATTGTTCACCCAAATGAAAAGCGTATATCAAAATATTGAACCTTGTTATATTTAGCTAGTAATAACGTTGACTTGACGATAAAATAATTGATTTCAACACAAATAACAACTTCGATTGTCGTTAACGACGATTTACAAATATGTAATATATATAGGCAATTGTTCaaatgaaaataatttttattatgaAAAGTAGAATGAAATCACAGCCATTTATTTTTTTCCCAAGATTCAATCTGATCCGTTCATTTTGTCATTAATTAAAAACCTTTCAAATATATATATGGTCTAATTAATTTCAAGTCCGTCGTTTATTTCAATTCTTTCTCTCTCTACTATTGCTCTCTCTAAGTTTTCTCTCTCAATTTTCGTATCCCGTACATTCTctatattttttcaatttttctttttcGTGATTATCACTGATCTCACTAAGTTCATATCTTGTTTCGTGATTATAATTGATTGATTTCGTAGGTGTTTTAAAGCATGATTACTTTAGATTTGTTGAAAATTTCTGCGAATCAAGGTAATTACTTGCATATTAAACTCTTTTTATGTGATTATTCGACTATTATTAGTGATTATGTGTTGTGAGCTGATTTTGATTATAATGCGTTTGTAGTTTCGTTTCTTATGTATTTTGAATTTGTAAGTTATTATTGGTGTTTTTAGTGATTATAATTTTATGCGAATCAATGAGATTTGCTTATGTCTTAAGCCGTAACTGATTATTTGACTACGATTAGTGATAATGTGGTTATTAATTGATTTTACATATGGTATGTTTGTTATCATTGATGTTGTTTATTTATTAGTAATTGTAGACAAGTGTATTGTTAGTGATTGTTGGTTAATTATGCTATTTTAGTATATTTTAGTTTGTTATGATTgaattttttatatgattttagGTTCTAGTTGCGGTGATTCGTCTCATGTTAGCTGTTTGGTAGATGATTATGTATCTGATGGCGGTAACAGTTTATTTGAAAGTGAGATTTCTATTTCGAGCTTTAATATTACACCTGGTGGTCATAAGTATTACATTCCAAAGTGTAGTGGTGATATTTCTAAACTAGAGGTTAATCAGAGTTTTGATAGTTTGGAAAAAAGGTATTCAATTTTACAAGTAATATGGGAGGTTGTCTGGATTTAATGTGCGGTTGACTACTGAAATGAAAGATGATAGGGATGAaataattttgagaaaatatattGTTTGTGGTAAAGCTGGTTTTAATGATCTGCCTAGAAATTCAGATGAAAGTTCTAGTGAAACTGTTAAGCATAGGAGGACTGTTTCAGGGAGGTGCATATGCAAAGCAAAATGTGTTTTCAAACGTACTGGTTCAGATAAGTATGTTGTTGCTGTGTTTGAGGAAAAACACAATCATCCGTTAGCTTCTGAAGAGGGTCTTCAATTTTTGAAAGCAAGTAGAGAGATGACTAATAGTATGTGCCAGCATGTTGTTGATACTGCTAAAGTGAATATTGGTACTAGTAAATCTTTTACTTTAATGAAGGAACAGGTTGATGGTTATGGAAATTTGGTGCTTCGGTACAAGATTTTCGGAATTTTAATAGAGATTTAAAGTGTTATGTTGGTGAGGCTGATGCACAGATGTTGCTTGACAAGTTTTAAAGTTTTACATGAGACATGTGAATCATTTTATTATGCATATGATGTTGATTATGAGGGTCATTTAATGAAGCTTTTTTGGGCTGATGCTACTGTTAGAAGAAATTATGAAATATATGGAGATGTTGTATCCTTTGATGCTACATTTAATACAAATCCGTATATTTTCTAccatttttgtttttttttaaattgtgTGATTCTTTTTGACCATTTTGTGTTTATTTTAATAGTTATAACATGATTTTTGCTCCTTTTACTGGTGTGGACAAACATGATCGATGTGTCACATTTGCTGCATGTCTTCTTGCTAAGGAGGATATCAGTCATTATACATGGGCGTTTGACCATTTTTTGAAAACAATGAAGCGTAATCCTGTTCTTATGGTTACTGGCCAGTGTCCTACAATGAGAGCTACTGTTCCTGAAGTTTTTACAGCAACCAATGAATATCCTGCCACTAAGCATCATTTATGCATGTGGCATATTATGCAGAAATTCCCCGTTAAGGTATGTTAgatgttaatttttaattttttttcttttattttggtGATTTATTGCATTTGGTTGTTACTGTTTTTGTTAGATTGATTTATATTTTTAACCAATACCATCTTATTTGAAAATGATTACTGATTTCGCTTTTATAATATTATTTGTTGGTAATattgattttctttgttttggtTTTTTTGGCTTCTTTTATTTATCGTTTTTTAAGTTGTTGAGGTTATTTCAATGTTTCATTTTTGTATTTGCTGTAATTTATTTGTCAGCCTGGCAATCGAATTTGTAAGGAAACTGACTTTatggagaagatgaagaaatttatCTGGTCTTCAATTATTGAGCCTGATGAGTTTGAATCAGGGTGGTTATCAGTTATGAAAGAGTTTAAACTTGAAGGGAACAAGTGGTTAGGAAAAATGTATTCGGTTAGAAAGTCTTGGATTCCTGCATATTTTTGAGGTGAACCTATGTTTGGGTTAATGAGAACTACCTCGCGGTTTGAGAGTGAGAATTTTTTCTTTAGTCGGTTTCATAGACAAGGGAGTACTTTATGTGAATTCTGGTTGCGATTTGAAAGTGCTATGGATAAGCAACAGAATGAAACTCGTAGATTAAACCATGAGTCCAATTCAAGCCTGCCAATTACTGTTTCTGAGTGGTTCATTAAAGATGATGCTGCTGATTTATTTACAAGAGCTATTTTTTATAAACTTCAAGATGAGATTGTTTCTTCTTGTTTGAATATGCAAATAAAGAAAATGAGTGAAGAAATTGACGGCGTAACTTATTTGGAAATCAGAGATGTTAAAGTGAATGATAAAATCTTTAAGGTAATTGTACGATATTTCATTGATTACATAGTATACTCTGTGTTGGTGATTATTATATTTGCTTAAATTTTGCAGGTGAGTGTCAGCTATGATCATGTTGTCTGTGCATGCAATAAGTTTGTTATGTGTGGTATTGTATGTCGGCACACTTTCTGTGGTTTTAAACAAATTGGAGTAGTTAAATTCCCCAGAAGTATGGTTTTGAATAGTTGGATGAAAATTGCCGAAAGTGGCATTTCTTCAGTCACTTTTGCTGATTCTGAAGATCATCTTAAAATGCAAAAGGTTGCAGTCAAAGTTAGTCATATCTGGTTCGATTTTCGTAAAGTGGTTAACAAAGCTGGTACAGATTTAGATAAGCTGGACCATGTTCATGGGGTAGTAAGGCAATTAAGTACTGATATGGATGTTGGTGATGGTAGTGGAGTTGTTATGTCGAAAGCAGAGTTTATGGTGAGTGTACTTGGTCAGCAGCCGACAGAATAAGTGAAGGTTAAAGTACCAAACATGTGTAAGAATAAAGGGTCAGGCTTGAAGAGATATAAGAGTCTAAGAGAGACGGCAATCAATAATGCAAATAAGAAGTCTCGGAAGTGTAAGCAATGCAAAGTAACTACTCATGACTACAGGAAATGTCCACACAAAAAAGATAAAAGAAGTACAGTTCATGCAACTAGTATTCCAGATGCTGGAACTAGTCTTTAAattgattcaaatattttaatttttttctgtTTGATACTAGTATTTGTATTGGATTTTCAAAAGTTTTTTTGTAATATTACATTTGCAGATCTTGGTAGT
This sequence is a window from Apium graveolens cultivar Ventura chromosome 9, ASM990537v1, whole genome shotgun sequence. Protein-coding genes within it:
- the LOC141687132 gene encoding protein FAR1-RELATED SEQUENCE 5-like; this translates as MFGLMRTTSRFESENFFFSRFHRQGSTLCEFWLRFESAMDKQQNETRRLNHESNSSLPITVSEWFIKDDAADLFTRAIFYKLQDEIVSSCLNMQIKKMSEEIDGVTYLEIRDVKVNDKIFKVSVSYDHVVCACNKFVMCGIVCRHTFCGFKQIGVVKFPRSMVLNSWMKIAESGISSVTFADSEDHLKMQKVAVKVSHIWFDFRKVVNKAGTDLDKLDHVHGVVRQLSTDMDVGDGSGVVMSKAEFMVSVLGQQPTE
- the LOC141686151 gene encoding uncharacterized protein LOC141686151, whose protein sequence is MITLDLLKISANQGSSCGDSSHVSCLVDDYVSDGGNSLFESEISISSFNITPGGHKYYIPKCSGDISKLEVNQSFDSLEKRNSDESSSETVKHRRTVSGRCICKAKCVFKRTGSDKYVVAVFEEKHNHPLASEEGLQFLKASREMTNSMCQHVVDTAKVNIGTSKSFTLMKEQVDGYGNLVLRYNMIFAPFTGVDKHDRCVTFAACLLAKEDISHYTWAFDHFLKTMKRNPVLMVTGQCPTMRATVPEVFTATNEYPATKHHLCMWHIMQKFPVKPGNRICKETDFMEKMKKFIWSSIIEPDEFESGWLSVMKEFKLEGNKWLGKMYSVRKSWIPAYF